One stretch of Suricata suricatta isolate VVHF042 chromosome 13, meerkat_22Aug2017_6uvM2_HiC, whole genome shotgun sequence DNA includes these proteins:
- the DNAJB5 gene encoding dnaJ homolog subfamily B member 5 isoform X1 — protein MGDAEAEPWGRVPRPAVCGRRAGYSCPEWRRRSWSQGRGQRLSDGPRWHPQLLTAAPPLQARGAFRSFPHFWGEDFLASLMFKIQLEPLKLRAWTLNGFVKFRNKETSAGPVAVMGKDYYKILGIPSGANEDEIKKAYRKMALKYHPDKNKEPNAEEKFKEIAEAYDVLSDPKKRGLYDQYGEEGLKTGGGSSGGSSGSFHYTFHGDPHATFASFFGGSNPFDIFFASSRSTRPFSGFDPDDMDVDEDEDPFGAFGRFGFNGLSRGPRRAPEPLYPRRKVQDPPVVHELRVSLEEIYHGSTKRMKITRRRLNPDGRTVRTEDKILHIVIKRGWKEGTKITFPKEGDATPDNIPADIVFVLKDKPHAHFRRDGTNVLYSALISLKEALCGCTVNIPTIDGRVIPLPCNDVIKPGTVKRLRGEGLPFPKVPTQRGDLIVEFKVRFPDRLTPQTRQILKQHLPCS, from the exons ATGGGCGACGCGGAGGCGGAGCCGTGGGGGCGGGTTCCCCGGCCCGCTGTCTGCGGCCGGCGGGCAGGCTACTCCTGTCCTGAGTGGAGGCGGCGGAGctggagccaggggagggggcagcggcTGTCTGACGGACCGCGGTGGCACCCGCAGCTCCTCACTG CAGCACCCCCACTACAGGCCCGAGGAGCTTTCCGGAGCTTCCCACACTTCTGGGGAGAAGACTTCTTAGCCAGCTTGATGTTTAAAATTCAGCTGGAGCCCTTAAAACTTCGAGCGTGGACGCTGAATGGGTTTGTAAAGTTCCG AAACAAGGAGACAAGTGCCGGCCCAGTGGCTGTGATGGGAAAGGATTATTACAAGATTCTTGGGATCCCATCGGGAGCCAACGAGGATGAGATCAAGAAAGCCTATCGGAAGATGGCCTTGAAGTACCACCCAGACAAGAACAAAGAACCCAATGCTGAGGAGAAGTTTAAGGAGATTGCAGAGGCCTATGATGTGCTGAGTGACCCTAAGAAACGGGGCCTGTATGACCAGTACGGGGAGGAAG GCCTGAAGACCGGCGGTGGTTCATCAGGTGGCTCCAGTGGCTCCTTTCACTACACCTTTCACGGGGACCCCCATGCCACCTTTGCCTCCTTCTTTGGTGGCTCCAACCCCTTCGATATCTTCTTCGCCAGCAGTCGTTCCACTAGACCCTTCAGTGGCTTTGACCCAGATGACATGGATGTGGATGAAGATGAGGATCCATTTGGCGCCTTTGGCCGCTTTGGCTTCAATGGGCTAAGTAGGGGCCCAAGGCGAGCCCCTGAACCACTATACCCTCGGCGCAAGGTGCAGGATCCACCTGTGGTGCATGAGCTACGGGTGTCCCTAGAGGAGATCTACCATGGCTCCACCAAGCGCATGAAGATCACAAGGCGGCGCCTCAACCCTGATGGGCGAACTGTGCGCACCGAGGACAAGATCCTGCACATTGTCATTAAGCGTGGCTGGAAGGAAGGCACCAAGATCACCTTCCCCAAAGAGGGTGACGCCACACCTGACAACATCCCTGCTGACATCGTCTTTGTGCTCAAAGACAAGCCCCATGCACACTTCCGTCGAGATGGCACCAATGTGCTCTACAGTGCCCTGATCAGCCTCAAGGAG GCGCTGTGTGGCTGCACTGTGAACATTCCCACTATTGATGGCCGGGTGATCCCATTACCCTGCAATGACGTCATCAAGCCAGGCACCGTGAAGAGACTCCGTGGGGAGGGCCTGCCCTTCCCCAAGGTGCCCACCCAGCGAGGAGACCTCATTGTCGAGTTCAAAGTTCGCTTCCCAGACAGATTAACACCACAGACACGACAGATCCTTAAGCAGCACCTACCCTGTTCCTAG
- the DNAJB5 gene encoding dnaJ homolog subfamily B member 5 isoform X3: MGKDYYKILGIPSGANEDEIKKAYRKMALKYHPDKNKEPNAEEKFKEIAEAYDVLSDPKKRGLYDQYGEEGLKTGGGSSGGSSGSFHYTFHGDPHATFASFFGGSNPFDIFFASSRSTRPFSGFDPDDMDVDEDEDPFGAFGRFGFNGLSRGPRRAPEPLYPRRKVQDPPVVHELRVSLEEIYHGSTKRMKITRRRLNPDGRTVRTEDKILHIVIKRGWKEGTKITFPKEGDATPDNIPADIVFVLKDKPHAHFRRDGTNVLYSALISLKEALCGCTVNIPTIDGRVIPLPCNDVIKPGTVKRLRGEGLPFPKVPTQRGDLIVEFKVRFPDRLTPQTRQILKQHLPCS; this comes from the exons ATGGGAAAGGATTATTACAAGATTCTTGGGATCCCATCGGGAGCCAACGAGGATGAGATCAAGAAAGCCTATCGGAAGATGGCCTTGAAGTACCACCCAGACAAGAACAAAGAACCCAATGCTGAGGAGAAGTTTAAGGAGATTGCAGAGGCCTATGATGTGCTGAGTGACCCTAAGAAACGGGGCCTGTATGACCAGTACGGGGAGGAAG GCCTGAAGACCGGCGGTGGTTCATCAGGTGGCTCCAGTGGCTCCTTTCACTACACCTTTCACGGGGACCCCCATGCCACCTTTGCCTCCTTCTTTGGTGGCTCCAACCCCTTCGATATCTTCTTCGCCAGCAGTCGTTCCACTAGACCCTTCAGTGGCTTTGACCCAGATGACATGGATGTGGATGAAGATGAGGATCCATTTGGCGCCTTTGGCCGCTTTGGCTTCAATGGGCTAAGTAGGGGCCCAAGGCGAGCCCCTGAACCACTATACCCTCGGCGCAAGGTGCAGGATCCACCTGTGGTGCATGAGCTACGGGTGTCCCTAGAGGAGATCTACCATGGCTCCACCAAGCGCATGAAGATCACAAGGCGGCGCCTCAACCCTGATGGGCGAACTGTGCGCACCGAGGACAAGATCCTGCACATTGTCATTAAGCGTGGCTGGAAGGAAGGCACCAAGATCACCTTCCCCAAAGAGGGTGACGCCACACCTGACAACATCCCTGCTGACATCGTCTTTGTGCTCAAAGACAAGCCCCATGCACACTTCCGTCGAGATGGCACCAATGTGCTCTACAGTGCCCTGATCAGCCTCAAGGAG GCGCTGTGTGGCTGCACTGTGAACATTCCCACTATTGATGGCCGGGTGATCCCATTACCCTGCAATGACGTCATCAAGCCAGGCACCGTGAAGAGACTCCGTGGGGAGGGCCTGCCCTTCCCCAAGGTGCCCACCCAGCGAGGAGACCTCATTGTCGAGTTCAAAGTTCGCTTCCCAGACAGATTAACACCACAGACACGACAGATCCTTAAGCAGCACCTACCCTGTTCCTAG
- the DNAJB5 gene encoding dnaJ homolog subfamily B member 5 isoform X2, with protein MGDAEAEPWGRVPRPAVCGRRAGYSCPEWRRRSWSQGRGQRLSDGPRWHPQLLTAPPLQARGAFRSFPHFWGEDFLASLMFKIQLEPLKLRAWTLNGFVKFRNKETSAGPVAVMGKDYYKILGIPSGANEDEIKKAYRKMALKYHPDKNKEPNAEEKFKEIAEAYDVLSDPKKRGLYDQYGEEGLKTGGGSSGGSSGSFHYTFHGDPHATFASFFGGSNPFDIFFASSRSTRPFSGFDPDDMDVDEDEDPFGAFGRFGFNGLSRGPRRAPEPLYPRRKVQDPPVVHELRVSLEEIYHGSTKRMKITRRRLNPDGRTVRTEDKILHIVIKRGWKEGTKITFPKEGDATPDNIPADIVFVLKDKPHAHFRRDGTNVLYSALISLKEALCGCTVNIPTIDGRVIPLPCNDVIKPGTVKRLRGEGLPFPKVPTQRGDLIVEFKVRFPDRLTPQTRQILKQHLPCS; from the exons ATGGGCGACGCGGAGGCGGAGCCGTGGGGGCGGGTTCCCCGGCCCGCTGTCTGCGGCCGGCGGGCAGGCTACTCCTGTCCTGAGTGGAGGCGGCGGAGctggagccaggggagggggcagcggcTGTCTGACGGACCGCGGTGGCACCCGCAGCTCCTCACTG CACCCCCACTACAGGCCCGAGGAGCTTTCCGGAGCTTCCCACACTTCTGGGGAGAAGACTTCTTAGCCAGCTTGATGTTTAAAATTCAGCTGGAGCCCTTAAAACTTCGAGCGTGGACGCTGAATGGGTTTGTAAAGTTCCG AAACAAGGAGACAAGTGCCGGCCCAGTGGCTGTGATGGGAAAGGATTATTACAAGATTCTTGGGATCCCATCGGGAGCCAACGAGGATGAGATCAAGAAAGCCTATCGGAAGATGGCCTTGAAGTACCACCCAGACAAGAACAAAGAACCCAATGCTGAGGAGAAGTTTAAGGAGATTGCAGAGGCCTATGATGTGCTGAGTGACCCTAAGAAACGGGGCCTGTATGACCAGTACGGGGAGGAAG GCCTGAAGACCGGCGGTGGTTCATCAGGTGGCTCCAGTGGCTCCTTTCACTACACCTTTCACGGGGACCCCCATGCCACCTTTGCCTCCTTCTTTGGTGGCTCCAACCCCTTCGATATCTTCTTCGCCAGCAGTCGTTCCACTAGACCCTTCAGTGGCTTTGACCCAGATGACATGGATGTGGATGAAGATGAGGATCCATTTGGCGCCTTTGGCCGCTTTGGCTTCAATGGGCTAAGTAGGGGCCCAAGGCGAGCCCCTGAACCACTATACCCTCGGCGCAAGGTGCAGGATCCACCTGTGGTGCATGAGCTACGGGTGTCCCTAGAGGAGATCTACCATGGCTCCACCAAGCGCATGAAGATCACAAGGCGGCGCCTCAACCCTGATGGGCGAACTGTGCGCACCGAGGACAAGATCCTGCACATTGTCATTAAGCGTGGCTGGAAGGAAGGCACCAAGATCACCTTCCCCAAAGAGGGTGACGCCACACCTGACAACATCCCTGCTGACATCGTCTTTGTGCTCAAAGACAAGCCCCATGCACACTTCCGTCGAGATGGCACCAATGTGCTCTACAGTGCCCTGATCAGCCTCAAGGAG GCGCTGTGTGGCTGCACTGTGAACATTCCCACTATTGATGGCCGGGTGATCCCATTACCCTGCAATGACGTCATCAAGCCAGGCACCGTGAAGAGACTCCGTGGGGAGGGCCTGCCCTTCCCCAAGGTGCCCACCCAGCGAGGAGACCTCATTGTCGAGTTCAAAGTTCGCTTCCCAGACAGATTAACACCACAGACACGACAGATCCTTAAGCAGCACCTACCCTGTTCCTAG